One Pectobacterium polaris DNA window includes the following coding sequences:
- a CDS encoding extracellular solute-binding protein produces MLKRVIAAVLLCTAHFGAHAETIENSTSFALLGEPKYAENFSHFDYVNPDAPKGGSITLSSLGTFDNFNRYALRGVAAARTERLYDSLFTSSDDEPGSYYPLVALTTRHSADFRWIEIEMNPKARFHDGSPITAADVAFTYNMFMTQGVPQFRIYFKDVTAKAVAPLTVRFDFPVSDKNRMFSLLTLPIMPEKFWKNHKFNEPLAYPPPASGPYRITAYRTGQYVTYSRVKDYWGADLPVNKGQYNFDKIRYDYYLDDSVALEAFKAGAFDLREEGSPKHWATQYQGGNFARGYIIKQDQVNQSAQDTRWLAFNIQRPLFQDRRVRQALALAFDFNWMNKALYYNAYQRTDSYFQNTEYAAKGEPSAEELAWLTPLKDKVPAEVFGPSYQPPSSDGSGYDRQNWLKALKLLEEAGWELKDQKLVNSKTGQPFTFELLLPSAGNSQYVLPFQQSLKKLGITMNVRNIDSTQFNNRLRKRDFDMTATMYSASLYPSADLQIRWSSQYIDSTYNRPGVSDPAIDSLIADIVKHQGQKVPLLSLGRALDRVLTWNQLMIPMWYSNHDRFAYWNKFAMPAVRPAYSLGFDGWWFDTKQAATLPAERR; encoded by the coding sequence ATGTTAAAACGCGTTATCGCTGCCGTATTGCTTTGCACGGCCCATTTTGGGGCGCATGCAGAGACGATTGAAAACAGCACCAGCTTTGCCCTATTGGGTGAACCCAAATATGCCGAGAACTTCAGCCATTTTGATTACGTCAATCCTGATGCTCCTAAAGGCGGCAGCATCACCCTAAGTTCGCTGGGTACCTTTGACAATTTCAACCGTTACGCGCTACGTGGTGTGGCAGCGGCACGTACTGAACGCCTCTACGATTCACTCTTCACGTCTTCTGATGACGAACCCGGCAGTTATTATCCGCTGGTCGCACTGACGACACGCCACTCGGCGGATTTCCGCTGGATTGAAATCGAGATGAATCCCAAAGCCCGCTTTCATGACGGCTCACCGATCACCGCCGCTGACGTCGCGTTCACCTACAATATGTTTATGACGCAGGGCGTGCCGCAGTTCCGCATCTATTTTAAAGATGTCACTGCCAAGGCCGTTGCACCGCTGACTGTGCGCTTCGATTTTCCCGTATCCGACAAAAACCGCATGTTCAGCCTGCTGACGCTGCCAATCATGCCGGAGAAGTTCTGGAAGAATCATAAATTCAACGAACCGCTAGCGTATCCGCCCCCGGCCAGCGGGCCTTACCGCATCACCGCCTATCGTACCGGACAATATGTCACCTACTCCCGCGTGAAAGACTATTGGGGTGCCGATCTGCCGGTTAATAAAGGTCAGTACAATTTCGATAAAATCCGCTACGACTACTATCTCGACGACAGTGTTGCACTGGAAGCCTTTAAAGCCGGCGCTTTCGACCTGCGTGAGGAAGGATCGCCAAAACATTGGGCGACCCAATATCAGGGCGGCAATTTTGCACGTGGCTACATCATCAAACAGGATCAGGTCAACCAATCTGCACAAGATACACGCTGGCTGGCATTCAATATCCAGCGACCACTGTTTCAGGATCGCCGGGTGCGTCAGGCGCTAGCGCTGGCATTTGATTTCAACTGGATGAACAAGGCGCTGTATTACAACGCCTATCAACGGACCGACAGCTATTTCCAAAACACCGAGTATGCCGCTAAAGGCGAACCCAGCGCAGAAGAATTGGCCTGGCTGACGCCGCTGAAGGACAAAGTGCCCGCCGAGGTCTTTGGCCCCAGCTATCAACCGCCCTCCTCCGACGGCAGCGGCTATGACCGACAAAACTGGCTTAAGGCACTCAAACTGCTGGAAGAAGCCGGTTGGGAATTGAAAGATCAAAAGCTGGTCAATAGCAAAACCGGACAGCCGTTTACATTTGAACTGCTATTGCCAAGCGCCGGCAATTCGCAGTATGTCCTGCCCTTTCAGCAGAGCCTGAAAAAGCTCGGTATCACCATGAACGTACGCAACATCGACAGCACGCAGTTCAACAATCGCCTGCGCAAGCGTGATTTCGATATGACGGCCACGATGTACAGCGCGTCCCTCTACCCCAGTGCCGACTTGCAAATCCGCTGGAGTTCACAGTATATCGACTCAACCTATAACAGACCGGGTGTCAGCGATCCCGCTATTGATTCGCTCATCGCGGACATCGTTAAGCACCAAGGGCAGAAAGTCCCGCTGCTGTCATTAGGCCGCGCACTGGACAGGGTATTGACCTGGAATCAGCTCATGATCCCCATGTGGTATTCCAATCATGACCGTTTCGCCTATTGGAACAAGTTTGCCATGCCCGCTGTACGCCCGGCTTATTCGCTTGGCTTTGATGGCTGGTGGTTCGATACCAAACAGGCAGCCACGCTGCCCGCAGAGCGACGTTAA
- the mepS gene encoding bifunctional murein DD-endopeptidase/murein LD-carboxypeptidase: MVKSQPILRYIWRAVPAVAVAIMLSACGSNSAYNNKAQTDMHAVNDKDGLLLQASQDEFEALVRNVDIKSKLLNQYASWKGVRYRLGGDSRRGIDCSAFVQRTFREQFGMDLPRSTYEQQEMGQQIQRSKLRVGDLVLFRAGSTGRHVGIYLGNDQFVHASTSSGVIISKMTEDYWNKRYQEGRRVLSKGKTS, from the coding sequence ATGGTCAAGTCTCAACCGATTCTGAGATATATCTGGCGGGCAGTGCCTGCCGTTGCGGTAGCAATCATGCTCTCCGCATGTGGAAGTAATAGTGCATACAACAATAAAGCTCAAACTGATATGCATGCAGTTAATGACAAAGATGGTCTTTTACTGCAAGCCTCTCAGGATGAATTTGAAGCACTGGTTCGTAACGTGGACATCAAGTCTAAGTTACTTAACCAATATGCCAGTTGGAAAGGTGTTCGTTACCGTTTAGGCGGTGATAGTCGCCGTGGCATTGACTGCTCAGCTTTCGTTCAGCGCACGTTCCGCGAACAGTTTGGAATGGATTTACCGCGTTCAACCTATGAACAGCAAGAGATGGGCCAGCAAATTCAGCGTAGTAAACTGCGCGTTGGCGATCTTGTTCTGTTCCGTGCAGGTTCGACCGGCCGCCACGTTGGCATTTATCTCGGCAACGATCAGTTCGTCCACGCGTCAACCAGCAGTGGTGTCATCATTTCTAAAATGACAGAAGACTACTGGAATAAGCGTTATCAGGAAGGACGTCGTGTCCTGAGTAAAGGAAAAACCAGCTAA